Proteins from one Aquila chrysaetos chrysaetos chromosome 5, bAquChr1.4, whole genome shotgun sequence genomic window:
- the AAGAB gene encoding alpha- and gamma-adaptin-binding protein p34, protein MAAAAGPFALVTSCAAGFAAEELVKRITGKDDLTVGATTSGRVNFYPWTIDNKYYSADIHLCVVPNTFLVTGDIAESVQAFVVYFDSTIKSGLDSVSEWLPLTEEWLPEVMILVCNRVSENGVNRQKAQEWCIKHGFELVELSPEELPDDDDDFPESTGVKRIVQALNANVWSNVVMKSDRTQGFGLLSTLAGANCSIGSEENQDTESNPSPADREESHLDNREDGASTNSIQNDNIVDPMLDMDIQELASLTTRDGDLENFERLFSKLKEMKDKAATLPHEQRKLHAEKVAKAFWMAIGGDRDEIEGLSSDEEN, encoded by the exons GTATCACAGGAAAAGATGACCTTACTGTGGGTGCAACTACAAGTGGAAGAGTGAATTTTTACCCCTGGACAATagataataaatattattctgCAGATATTCACCTCTGTGTAGTACCAAACACATTTCTTGTTACTGGAGATATTGCTGAATCCGTGCAAGCATTTGTTGTGTACTTCGACAGCACAATA aAATCTGGACTTGACAGTGTCTCTGAATGGCTTCCTCTGACAGAAGAGTGGTTACCAGAAGTCATGATCCTGGTTTGTAATAGAGTATCTGAAAATG GTGTTAACAGACAGAAAGCTCAAGAATGGTGCATCAAACATGGCTTTGAACTGGTAGAACTTAGCCCTGAGGAACTGCCTGATGACGATG ACGATTTTCCGGAGTCCACTGGAGTGAAACGAATTGTACAAGCCTTGAACGCCAATGTGTGGTCCAACGTAGTCATGAAGAGCG acaGGACCCAGGGCTTTGGTCTTCTCAGTACATTAGCAGGTGCGAACTGTAGCATTGGGTCAGAAGAGAACCAAGATACAGAA TCCAATCCATCACCAGCAGACAGAGAAGAATCCCATTTAGACaacagagaagatggagctaGCACAAATAGCATACAGAATGACAACATTGTAG atcCCATGTTAGATATGGACATTCAGGAGTTAGCCAGCCTAACCACGAGAGATGGTGACCTGGAGAACTTTGAAAGgctgttttcaaagctgaaagaaatgaaag ATAAAGCTGCAACGTTGCCTCATGAACAAAGAAAACTACACGCGGAAAAG GTGGCCAAAGCGTTCTGGATGGCAATTGGAGGGGACAGAGATGAAATTGAAGGTCTCTCCTCAGATGAAGAAAACTAA